In Desulfoferula mesophila, the genomic window AGGTCAATCAGCTGTGCCTGGCTTCCCAACAGGCGGTGGCGGACGGAGGCGGCCCCGGCTGGGCGGGCAAATACAGCTTCGCCTATCTGGACCAGGCCCCGGTGTACGTGGCGGTGTTGTTCGATCCCCAAAAGGCGGGCCTGGGCGTCTATTTCGGCCAGAGCCAGGGCGCCCTGGCCGCGGCCTCGGCGGCGGTGCAAAACCTCATGCTGGCCGCCACCGAGCAGGGACTGGGCAGCCTGTGGCTCACCTTTTTCGACCCCAAGGACATGGCCCGGGCCTTGGGCGCGCCCGAGGGCCTGGAGGTGGCGGGCATAATTCCCCTGGGCGTGCCGGACGAGGAGCCCAAGGCCCCGCCCCGCAAGGACCCCAAGGTGTTCCGCGACTTCTACGGCCAATAAGCCCGAGCTTGATTTTCTGCGGGCCCGCCTCCGTTGCCAAGGGGCGGGCCCGTTTTCGTTGCCGGCCGGGTGGCCTTGTGTTACGCCCTTGGCGGGGTTAATCTAAGCTGGTAAGCAGGTCGCCCCTGATGCGGGTCTCGGCAACGGCGGCCCTGGGCCCTTTCTTTGGCATAAGAGCGTGACATGATCGAAGCATATGAAAACGATCCCCGGCTGGAACGCTATCTGATCGCCTTTCAGAAGGGGCAGACCATCTTTTTGGAGGGCGACGAGTCCCAGGACCTCTACGTGTTGCTGGAGGGCGAGCTGGACGTGCTCAAGGGCGACCAGGTCATCAGCATCCTCTCCGGGCCCGAGGCGGTTTTCGGTGAGATGTCCTTTTTGACGGGCGACAAGCGCACCGCCTCCATCCGGGCCCGCAGCCAGGGCAAGGCCCTGCAGGTGCCCCGCGGAGACATCGGCCAGTTTTTGCAGCAATTCCCCCGGCTGGGCAAGAACATGGCCCAGGTCCTGGCCCAACGTTTGGAAGCCACCAACGACCAGCTCTTCGGGCTCAAGGAGTTCTGCGACATGCTGCCCGACGCGGTGGTGCTCACCGACCAAACGGGCAAGGTGACCGCCCTGAACCGGGCGGCCTCGGAGCTCTACGGCCGCGATTGGCAGCAGGCGGGCCACCGCCCCATGGACGAGCTTTTCGACCAGGGGCATCTGGTGCGCGAGATGGCCTGCCAGGTGCGGGGAGGGGAGCCTTGCCAGGAGCAGGTGGTATGCTGCCAGCATCCCCAAAGCGGCTCCCGCTTCGTTTCCCTGAGCTTCAGCGCCCTCTATGACGCCCAACAGGATTTCAAGGGCCTGCTTTTGGTAGGGCGCGACGTGACCGCGGTGGAGCGTCTCAAGCTCCGCATGCGCCGCCTGCGCGTCTGGCTCATCGCCGCCCTGGCCGCCCTGGTGCTTTGCGTGGTGGGCATGGCGGTATATCCCTACCTGATCACTCAAAGCAACCAGGAAACCCAGTTGCACGAAACCTTCCGCATGCAGATTAGCCGGGACCACCTGTTGCTGCGCTCCCTTTTGGCCGAGGATCTGGCCAAGGGCAACCTGGACCGGGGCGAGGATCTGCTGCGCCGCTTTTTCGCCACCCCCTCGGATGGCGGGCTGCCGCTCACCGGGGTGGTGGTGCTCGATCCCGCCAAAAAGGTCTTGGAGGCCTATTATCCCAAGGGGGCGGACGAGGCCCAAAAGCCGGGCGCCAGCTACGGTCACATCCCCTTTGAAGGCGAAAGTAAGGACCAGCACCGGGTGCTCAAGGTCTTCCACCAGGGCCAGGGCGACAGCGGCAGTTGGGAAGAGTTGCTCATGGCCTTCCCCCTGAGCTATCAAGGCAAGGACCTGGGTTGGCTGCTGTTGGGCCTGGACCCCAAGGTTTTGCAAAAGCGCTACGACCTGGATCATGCGGAGCTGATCAAGCTGAACCTCGCGCCGTCCAAGGAATAACCAGACCGTGACGACCCGACTCCCATTCCCGGCGCTGCCGTGAACCCCGCAATCAAATACCGGCCCATCATGGTGGCCGGCACCGGCAGCCACGTGGGCAAGAGCGTGCTGGTCATGGGCCTGTGCCGGGTGTTCCAGCGCCGAGGCATCGACGTGGCCCCCTTCAAGGCCCAGAACATGGCCCTCAACTCGGGCATCACCCCTCAGGGACACGAGATAGGCCGGGCCCAGGTGGCCCAGGCCCAGGCCGCCGGGCTGGAGCCCTCGGTGGACATGAACCCCATCCTGCTCAAACCGGGCGGGCAGACCGCCTCCCAGGTGGTGCTCATGGGCCGCCCCTTGGGCAATTTGGCGGGTATCGATTATTACCAGCTCAAGCCGCGCCTGGTGCGCACGGTGATGCAGGCCTTTCGCCGCCTAGCCGCCCGCCATCAGCTGGTGATCCTGGAAGGGGCGGGCTCCTGCGCCGAGGTGAACCTCAAGCGCCACGACCT contains:
- a CDS encoding nitroreductase family protein: MELMQAIQGRRSVRAFKGDPVSDEQVNALIQAAVWAPSPLHQQPWSFVVIRGPEAKAKVNQLCLASQQAVADGGGPGWAGKYSFAYLDQAPVYVAVLFDPQKAGLGVYFGQSQGALAAASAAVQNLMLAATEQGLGSLWLTFFDPKDMARALGAPEGLEVAGIIPLGVPDEEPKAPPRKDPKVFRDFYGQ
- a CDS encoding cyclic nucleotide-binding domain-containing protein translates to MIEAYENDPRLERYLIAFQKGQTIFLEGDESQDLYVLLEGELDVLKGDQVISILSGPEAVFGEMSFLTGDKRTASIRARSQGKALQVPRGDIGQFLQQFPRLGKNMAQVLAQRLEATNDQLFGLKEFCDMLPDAVVLTDQTGKVTALNRAASELYGRDWQQAGHRPMDELFDQGHLVREMACQVRGGEPCQEQVVCCQHPQSGSRFVSLSFSALYDAQQDFKGLLLVGRDVTAVERLKLRMRRLRVWLIAALAALVLCVVGMAVYPYLITQSNQETQLHETFRMQISRDHLLLRSLLAEDLAKGNLDRGEDLLRRFFATPSDGGLPLTGVVVLDPAKKVLEAYYPKGADEAQKPGASYGHIPFEGESKDQHRVLKVFHQGQGDSGSWEELLMAFPLSYQGKDLGWLLLGLDPKVLQKRYDLDHAELIKLNLAPSKE